Within the Longimicrobiaceae bacterium genome, the region ATGCAGATCTCCCTGATCGGGCGCAACCTCTGGCTGTGGACCCCGTCCGAGAACCGGCACATCGATCCGGAGACCTCGAACGAGGCGAGCAACGTACAGGGCTTCGAGTACGGCCAGATGCCCACCCCGCGGAGCATCGGCTTCACCGTCAGCGTGCGGCCGTAGCCGCGACTCGAAAGGATATTCATATGCGTCGAAATAAACTGTTCACGGCCGTACCCGTGCTGGCGCTGGCGATTGCAGCCGGCGCGTGCGACGACGGCCTGGCGGACATCAACCGGAACCCGAACAACCCCGAGGACGTCCCGGTCGAGACGGTCCTCTCGAGCGGGATCTGGGATGTCGTTGCCAACGCAGGCGGCCGCGGGGTGTTTGGCGAGTGGACCACACTCTACCATACGTCCCTCTGGCCGCAGCACGTCGCCCAGTCCGCCTACAACGACGAGGATCGCTACAGCCCTCGTGAAGGCGTGAACGAGAACATCTGGGAGGAGATGTACGCGGGGGCGCTTCAGGATCTCCAGCGGACGAAGGAGCTCGCGCAGGAGAGTGGGGATCAGAACCTGCTCGCCGTCGCGGAAATCATGCAGGTGTACGGCTTCCTGTTCCTCACCGACATGTTCGGGGACGTACCCTACTTCGAGGCGCTGAACCTGGAAGAGTTCCCGAAGCCAGCCTTCACGCCGCAGGCGGAGATCTACACCGATCTGCTTACGCGTCTCGAAACGGCGGCGAGTCAGATCAATCCGGGGGCTAGCGCCACCTTTGCCACCGGAGATCTGATCTACGACGGCAACCTGCAGCAGTGGGTGGAGTTCGCGAACGCGCTGCGGCTCCGCGTCGCGATCCGCCTCGCCAACACGGAGCTCGCCGAGACGGGGCGCGCGGCCTTCGCCGCAGCCTGGGCGGCCGACAAGTTCGACGACAACTCCGACAACGCCGATCTCGACTGGGCGGGGACGCCACCGGCCCAGAATCCAATCTACGAGCAGATCGTGATCGGAGGCCGCACTGGCGACTTCCGTGTCAGCGCCACCCTTGTCGACACGCTGAAGTCGCTGAGCGACCCGCGCCTCCCGATCTTCGCCGATCCGGCCAAGACGGACGGAGCGTACCGCGGTCTGCAGAACGGCCGCACGCCGGCGCAGGCGGGAGGTACGGTGGACCACTTCTCCTGGATCGGTTCGTACTTCATCCAGCCCACCACACCGTCGGTGCTGATGTCGTACTCCGAGATGCTCTTCCTCGGAGCCGAAGCTGCCGCGCTGGGCTGGATCGCCGACGATCCGGCCACCCTGTACCGCCAGGGGATCGAAGCCTCGATGCAGCAGTACGGCGTTGCGCAGACTGAGATCGACGCCTACCTGGCGCAGCCGAAGGTGGCTTACAACGGCCTGCCCAGCATCGGCGTGCAGAAGTGGATCGCGCTCTATCTGGCCGGTCCGGAGGCATTTACGGAGGTCCGGCGCACCGGGTATCCACAGCTTCAGCTCGCCTTTGCCAACGTGACCGGTGCCTTCCCTGCACGTCTGCCGTACCCGGCGGACGAGGGTCTGTACAACGCGGAGAACTTCGCTCCGTACGAGAATGTGACGTTTACCGATCCCGTCTGGTTCATGCAGCAGTAGAGGGGATCGATCAACAGTGGTAAACGACCAAGGGGGGCTCCGAATCGGGGCCCCCCTTGGTACTTCCTTGGTACTTTCCAGCGGTTCAGAACAGCCGCGCTGCGGATGGTCAGCCCGTTTCTTCCTCCTCCGATCCGTCCTTCATGAAGACCAGAATCAGGCCGCCCGCGGTGGCGTAGTAGCCCGGACGATTGGTCACACCCATGGGGTAGATCTCGACGAGCGAGATGTCTTTGGGGTCGAGCAGATCCAGCACGCAGGTGTTAACAGTCCTCTGACCGTTCACGTACACCATGGGTGGCGTGGGTAGCATCACGCTGTTCCGACCACGAAACTCCAGCTCGGGACAGGCGCCGACCCGGCGGACCTCCAGGTTGGACACCCGTGACTGGATCAGGGTCACGAGATTGACCGGGGAGGTCATCTCGCTCACGCGAATGACGATGCGACTGACCGAGGAATGGCCTACGTCCGGACCGCCGTTGGAACTGTGGCGATTGGCTCCAGCACAGCCGGTGAGGATGAGTACTGCAGCCGCCAGCCAGACGCGGGAGGGGAACATGGGACCTCCAGGGGGCGAAGGGCGTACCGGAAGCACCTGCATTTATGCTGCACACCCCGGGCCGCGTCAACGATCTGGTGAGCCGTTGCGGGGTAGCCGTTAGTGGATGGACCGCCCCGGGAACTCAGCCCGTCGAGGGTATTCCGCGGGGCCACCCTGGCTCGAACCTTGCCCGCCGTGCGCGACATGACCGACTCAGATGCAACCCGTAGTGAGCGGCGCCGGGGTCCGTCCGACCGCCGCCAGAGCCGTGCGCCCGGTGGCCCCATGGACGACCGCCGGACACGCTTCTCCCTCGGCTACTTCATCCTCGCGTTCATCCTCATCTTCGGCATCCAGTTTCTCGTAGGACGCCAGGGCACGGAGCAGCTCCCCTACAGCGAGATCAAGCAGCGGATCGCCAACGGGCAGGTGCAGGCGGTACGCCTCGGCCAGGAGGTAATCGAGGCGGTTCCCGTCGATTCTATCCAGCAGGCGGACGGGGTGCGCGCCTGGGTCGCCACGCGCGTGGTTCCCGACGAGAGTTTGGTTCCGCTTCTCGAGGAGGCCGGGATCGACTATACCGGCGTCACTGCCGGGTGGCTGACCCGAGCGCTGGGCTGGATCATCCCCCTCCTTCTCTTCGCCGCCTTCTGGTTCTGGATGCTGCGGCGCATGAACCCCACCCAGGGCGTGCTCACTGTCGGCAAGAGCCGGGCGAGAATTCTGGGCGAGGAGGGCACCGGGGTCACCTTCGACGACGTGGCTGGGGTGGATGAGGCAAAACTGGAGCTGGTCGAGATCGTCGAGTACCTGAAGAATCCCGAGAAATTCAGCCGGCTCGGTGCCAAGATCCCGAAAGGGGTGCTCCTGGTCGGCCCTCCGGGGACGGGAAAGACCCTGCTGGCGCGAGCGGTGGCGGGAGAGGCGGGGGTGACCTTCTTTTCCATCTCCGGCGCCGAGTTTGTGGAGATGTTCGTGGGGGTCGGAGCGGCGCGGGTGCGCGACCTGTTCGCGCAGGCGAAGGCGCAAGCTCCCTGCATCATCTTCATCGACGAGCTCGACGCGCTGGGGAAGGCGCGCGGCGCGGGTGGGTTGATCGGTGGCCACGACGAGCGCGAGCAGACGCTGAATCAGCTCCTGGTGGAGATGGACGGCTTCGACCCGCGCATCGGGGTCATCATCATGGCCGCCACCAACCGCCCCGAAATCCTCGATCCCGCGCTCCTCCGCCCCGGACGCTTCGATCGGCAGGTGCTGGTGGACCGTCCAGACCTGGCGGGCCGCCTCGCCATCCTGAAGATCCATGCAGAGGGCATCGTCCTCGGCCCCGACGTCGACCTGGAGCGCGTAGCGCGTCGGACTCCCGGCTTCGTGGGCGCCGATCTCGCCAACCTGCTGAACGAGGCAGCGCTGCTCACCGCCCGCCGCAATAAGGAGGCGGTCGGGATGGAGGAGATCGA harbors:
- a CDS encoding SusD/RagB family nutrient-binding outer membrane lipoprotein: MRRNKLFTAVPVLALAIAAGACDDGLADINRNPNNPEDVPVETVLSSGIWDVVANAGGRGVFGEWTTLYHTSLWPQHVAQSAYNDEDRYSPREGVNENIWEEMYAGALQDLQRTKELAQESGDQNLLAVAEIMQVYGFLFLTDMFGDVPYFEALNLEEFPKPAFTPQAEIYTDLLTRLETAASQINPGASATFATGDLIYDGNLQQWVEFANALRLRVAIRLANTELAETGRAAFAAAWAADKFDDNSDNADLDWAGTPPAQNPIYEQIVIGGRTGDFRVSATLVDTLKSLSDPRLPIFADPAKTDGAYRGLQNGRTPAQAGGTVDHFSWIGSYFIQPTTPSVLMSYSEMLFLGAEAAALGWIADDPATLYRQGIEASMQQYGVAQTEIDAYLAQPKVAYNGLPSIGVQKWIALYLAGPEAFTEVRRTGYPQLQLAFANVTGAFPARLPYPADEGLYNAENFAPYENVTFTDPVWFMQQ
- the ftsH gene encoding ATP-dependent zinc metalloprotease FtsH; amino-acid sequence: MDDRRTRFSLGYFILAFILIFGIQFLVGRQGTEQLPYSEIKQRIANGQVQAVRLGQEVIEAVPVDSIQQADGVRAWVATRVVPDESLVPLLEEAGIDYTGVTAGWLTRALGWIIPLLLFAAFWFWMLRRMNPTQGVLTVGKSRARILGEEGTGVTFDDVAGVDEAKLELVEIVEYLKNPEKFSRLGAKIPKGVLLVGPPGTGKTLLARAVAGEAGVTFFSISGAEFVEMFVGVGAARVRDLFAQAKAQAPCIIFIDELDALGKARGAGGLIGGHDEREQTLNQLLVEMDGFDPRIGVIIMAATNRPEILDPALLRPGRFDRQVLVDRPDLAGRLAILKIHAEGIVLGPDVDLERVARRTPGFVGADLANLLNEAALLTARRNKEAVGMEEIDDAIDRIIAGLEKKNRLINSRERKIVAYHEAGHAIVAERVPTADPVHKISIIPRGVAALGYTQQLPTEDRYLLTKQELMDRIAVLLGGRVAEEIVFDEISTGAGNDLERVSDLARRMVMEYGMSRELGPINYRGPARGQFLPGADGVPSDGRNYSEETAREIDQEVQGIVEGTYARVREILLADRDVLEVLAQRLLEKEVVDEAELREIMGLPPRRREDEDNVVVPPAIEPVGGASEDRVPG